The Diceros bicornis minor isolate mBicDic1 chromosome 9, mDicBic1.mat.cur, whole genome shotgun sequence nucleotide sequence ccccgaaagccccagtagatagttgtatgtcatagctgcacatccttctagttgctgtatgtgggacgcggcctcagcatggccggagaagcagcgcatcagtgcacgcccgggatccaaacccaggccgcccagcagcagagcgcacgcacttaaccgctaagccacggggccagcccctacttaTAGCTTCTTGAAGGACCTAGTTCAGGCCTGAGCCTTCTTTACACCAACTCTCCCTTCTAATCCTAAGCTTttccataaatataaaaaattatttgaatgcaGTAAATTGATTTAATCTTCAATCATGCCTGTGTTTTTCtgataatattgttaaaatttcagTCCACATTATCAAGGTAAATTGAAGTTCTTTTCTGGAAGCTGTTAAGACAGGagatgaaaataatttcaatagtttaaaaactattcttagtgtatggatatatttatatataaagacaTTTCTCTCTAAAAAGGCTAGCTGAGTTCAAGGACCCTAAGAATTCTATTtctaaatcatctgttttataaaTTCTTATTCTAAATGCAGAAAGAACCtattccttatttttaatttaaccattttctttataaaatctgaaaaataaatttacatttcatGGTCgattttttatttcctaaattaaTCACTTCAGGCATCAGAGCTTATTTCAAGAATAGATTCCATTTGCCTAATCTTGTATCTTCAAAAAAGCTACTCTACCAGaaacattatttattattaagcatTATATCCATCAAATATAGATTTGAAACTAAAACCATAAATTTGTAAATTTAACttgttttaaaatcaaataagTATATGTTAGTGTAGTTTTTAAGAACTGTAATAACACAAAAGCCTTAGTAACTACCTTTATTCTGAAATTGATAAAAGCATTTAACATATACTTTACAGTATAAACAAATTAAGTGCTATGTATTTTGCTTATAAAGTGACAAAGTATTTCAAGCATTATATAATTCAATTTGTACAAAAAGTAAACTTCCCAATAAAGCTTTGGTTAGTAGAACTGATTATGTACTGTCAAATCCATTTTCCAAAGTTATTCAAGGAAAAAGAGCTATATCCACTAACACAGCTATTTCTTGCACAATCGAAGCTTTTTACTATTTAGTAAGATGGGAAAATATTACAATAATTGCTTTTCATTTCCAAGTCTGGATCAGCCTTTCCtcttctcatttatatgtggCCAGAATACCATCACTTTTGAAAAGcataaattatgtagaaaatcaCCTTTTACTTTATTCTTAGGAAGGTaacctattttaaaaatagattagaTCTGTAAAACTGTTAGCTTCCATAACTACGGAGATGCTTTCTCCAAGTTTCAAGCATTAATATATTCCATTGGGGGTAAATCACTTCTAATTCCCCTTAGGATGGTAGGATCTACTAGCACTAGTGCTCAGAATCAAAGTTTATATAATATCTAAAAAACTAAATGTAGCCCAAAACAACATTTTTACAGATTCTACAATGTATGGATTACCTTTATTCATATGAAAGTGATAAAAATGCTACCTaacttaaataatataaaatatcagtTTAACCAAATTAACAATCACAAAATTGCaaacatttttctattaaaattttccAGCCCACTGAGCAATATTTACTCAAAAATACaattatgaatttaaatatatctCTTAAATTTGCTCTTTATGCTGAACTGTACACTGGTGCTCCTTTTATGATTTTGAAAATTCTACTTACATAACGATATAAttccaaaatggaaaaataagccaTCACTAAAATTCACTAGAGAGTAATATTCTTTCATGGAaacaatttataaacattttgaaGTTCTACCTTTATTTCAATTTGGCTTTTTTAAATAGATAAGCTTTTCATTTCAATTACTGTATAATATTTCAAAACTAGTTTAAACAAAGACGAACAAAACCAAGAACTGGTAAAGCATTCCTTCCTTTACACATGATGCCTCAAGTGCCACATGCACAGTAACATATCACAGAAAAGAATTATATGGTTTAGCAGATTATAGAGCAGACCTAAGAGTTTATACAAAGCTAAATGCTGCCTCccttctattccatttattttcttttaatttcatcttGGCTCTGTTTATTATCCTTCTATCCTAACCACTGTGTGACAATTTTATCAGTTTTCTAAGTGTTCCAATTACCTATATATACCTCTTTAAATAGCTCTAACATTTGAGAACATTCAACCAATCTCTTTCATTAGATACAATATATCCTACATTTTTCTCACAAAGTGCTCACTTTCCTGAGCTATATTAAACACCTTATAACAGGTGTAAGTATAACTGAAGACCCTAACTAAATGTGAAGTtcacgttttttaaaaaatgcatagagAACATAACATTTTGGAAAATCTGTTAGTATTCACTTCttgaatattataatatataggttttgtttccttcagattgTAAAATGTTTACTCTTTATAACTGGTTATTACTTTCAGATCtgaaccacattttaaaaaaaaatttctgacaTTTGATTGCTATTAGGGTAAAGAAACAGATGAAGTTTTCTGACCAAAACTGGTCCATGGGTCCTCCAACAAACAGTCCTTATATACTCAATGCAGATATCAAATTTCCATGCCACAAAATAGTAGAATTACATCAGAACTACAGGAAATAAAACTTGTATTATAATACAATATGCTTAAAGTTAAGGTGCTATTCATCATGCCCTACATCATTCAGTCTTTACCAAGTGGGCATCATGTCTGGAAACCACACCCTACCAAGATGCTTGGACACTTCCCAATGAATCTGCTCCAGACTATACTTTTGGTCAGGAATTAATACTTCTTCCATAATGGATAATTGAGACAGGCGGCCACCACACATCTTCACAAACTCAACAAAGGCACTACATGAGACTTCGCATTCCCCTAGTCCAATAGCTGACAAATTTTTGCAACGTTCTGCAATGCGAATTAACTCTTCATCAAGTGGCCGTAATCCATTAGCACACACTACTAGTTCAACTAGTCGAGGGCAGGTCATTCCCACTCGGCCAAGCACATCTTTGCTTACTGATCTTCCGAAATAAAGATGGGTAGCAGGTATTTCATACCGAAAGAATGGATCAAATTCCTcttcatataaaaaaaaatacatcactAAGTTCACTTTAGGTGAATGTCTGATGAAAGCATCCCAGCTGCTCTTCTGAATAGTATGAAAGTGTGTCTGTCCAGGATTCTCACTGACTACATCAATACGCAAATGTTCTAATCGAACGTGTTTTTCAGAAGATAAAGCAAGCAGCAATTCATCACTTAACAAGTGGTAATTCAGGGCCAGTTCACGTAAGCCATGACATTGGTCAGCCACACAAAGGATACCTTGGAAGAAAAAAGACCTAATTAtttacaaatttttgtacaagttCATCATCTGTTCAAAAATTTAATCAAGTACATGTCCCACAATAAAATTTTACCATATTTCCCTTACCATAAAACTatacaatttaaaattcagttgtaTGGTTGAACAGAACAGGAAgtcacaaacatttaaaaatctattactaATTTTGTCTATAAGAAAATGAGACCAATTCTAAATCCAATACCTTAAGAAGAAATGAACTCAGAAAAATCGTAAATTATTAATAAACAACTATGTCATTTTAAAATACACCATGACAGTAAAGTTTATTCCAGTAATGTACGGACAGtgtcctgttttttaaaaaaactgattaCTAACAGTAAACTTACAGTTTAagcaagaaaaattaaatgatcaTTGCAACAGAGGCCATAGGACATTTTTTGAAAttcaaaacctaaacctaataaaaaaagcaagataaGGTAAAACCAGATAAAATATGATTGATGTAactaaataaaacatttgaaaaataaaaagattttaatcaaataaacaaaaaagagttTGCTTGTcaaatttctaagaaaaaaataccaagatGCCACTAGATAAATGAGTGAAAAGATAACTAACCAATTCACATTAATGGAAATAtacataatgacatttttttttttttttgatgaggaagatcagccctgagctaacatccatgccaatcctcctctttttgctgaggaagaccagccctgagctaacatctattgccaatcctcttcctttttttcttcccctttttctccccaaagccccagtagatagttgtatgtcatagctgcacatcctgctagctgctgtatgtggacaccgcctcagcacggcccgtcaaacagtgcgtcagtgcacgcccgggatccaaacctgggccgccagtagcggagcgcacgcacttaacccctaagccagggggccggcccacatGATGACTTTTAAAGCTCTCACACAGAAAGCAGTTCCTTAAATGGTTCCCTATACTTAGGGCACTACGCTTCAAAACTGCCCAAAACCCCTAGCAGATGACTTTACCAAAGGTCAATATCTGATCTCTGAAGTGGCCTAGTCTAACAACTCTGCCCCAAAGGGACACCCTATAGTACTTGATAAATGACCCACAAACCATTTCCTTCTTGTGTTTGGAAACAAGGATAGGAACAATAAAACACACATCATATTATCTACTATTTATTGTACAAGTATGTCAGACACTACATATGTTATCCCACAAATActcaaataaatttagaaaaataagtattatttctatatttaagtTGAGGCAGCTAGCTAAAGATAGCAAAGCTGGAATTCAAACACAGACTGCATGACTCTTAAGTTCATGAGCTTAACTTCTGCTTAAGAAGTGACAAGACAGAGGCCACCAATAAGCCAAAAGCTTTATAGTAGTGGGAGGAGAATATAGGCAACAGAATCAgtgaagagagaaacagaatcatCAGTCTAAGAGAGTCACCAGAAGAGGGAGTAAAAGATATCTGTGCTTCACTACTCAGCTACTGCAAAGTTTCTGTTCTCCACAAGGTATGAACCCTGATCACCCAAGGTAACCTGAGCACATCTCTGTTCTTTGCAACCTCATAAAGCctgatataaaaagaaaacaaacacatggGAAATGGTAACCAAAGATGCCAATAAAGGAAACTTTGAGATATCACTTAATAACTATTAAAGCAGCTGTGTCAGGCATAATTCTAAAAGTAGTTCCCAAGATTCCACACCCTAATTCCCAGAATCTGTcaatgtgatatcactcccatgattgttatgttatgttatatggcaCAGTTGGCTTTAAAATAACATTATCCAGGTAGTTCTAATCTAATCGCATGAGCCCTTTAAAAGTCAAATTTTCTCTGGCTGGTTGCAGAAGAGGAATTCAGAGAGATTCAGTTTCTCTGGCCAAGCAGAGAAGCCAGCTGAGCCACGCCCTATAGCTCTGGCCTACAGAACTGTGGagctaataaatgggtgttggtttaagctgctaaatttgcaGTTAttagttatgcagcaatagaaaactaatacatagtTACAAGTGTTTAAATACTTAACACAAAATAGTGATAAAGATAAAACTAGTAAACTATTACAACTCaattaacaaaaagacaacctaattaaAACATAAGTgagggatctgaatagacatctctccaaagaagatatacaaatgatcaataagcacatggaaagacaTTTGAGTCATcaagaaaatacaaatcaaaaccacaatgagataccagttcacatccactaggatggctataatcaaaaagacagataataagtgttggtgaggatgtggaaaagttGGAACCCTCACACAACCTGCtactggaaatgtaaaatggtgcagctgctttggaaaacagtctggcagttcctcaaatggttaaacagAGTTACTATATGATtcaacaattctactcctaggtatatcctcaagagaaattaaactaTATGTccccacaaaaacttgtatataaattttcatagcagcattattcataatagtcaaaaagtggtaacaacccaaatacccatcaactGATCACagataaatgtggtatatccacacgatgaaatactgacacatgctacaacatggatgaaccttgaaaatatcacgttaagtgaaagaagccagtcacaaaggcccACATatagtgtgattccatttacatgaaatgtccagaataggcatatttagagacagaaagtaaattagtggttgcctag carries:
- the FBXL3 gene encoding F-box/LRR-repeat protein 3 isoform X3, producing the protein MKRGGRDHNSSEEGTTEKSKKLRTTNEHSQTCDWGNLLQDIILQVFKYLPLLDRAHASQVCRNWNQVDSSKESAEAACDILSQLVNCSLKTLGLISTARPSFMDLPKSHFISALTVVFVNSKSLSSLKIDDTPVDDPSLKVLVANNSDTLKLLKMSSCPHVSPAGILCLLPGILCVADQCHGLRELALNYHLLSDELLLALSSEKHVRLEHLRIDVVSENPGQTHFHTIQKSSWDAFIRHSPKVNLVMYFFLYEEEFDPFFRYEIPATHLYFGRSVSKDVLGRVGMTCPRLVELVVCANGLRPLDEELIRIAERCKNLSAIGLGECEVSCSAFVEFVKMCGGRLSQLSIMEEVLIPDQKYSLEQIHWEVSKHLGRVWFPDMMPTW
- the FBXL3 gene encoding F-box/LRR-repeat protein 3 isoform X4, which translates into the protein MKRGGRDHNSSEEGTTEKSKKLRTTNEHSQTCDWGNLLQDIILQVFKYLPLLDRAHASQVCRNWNQVDSSKESAEAACDILSQLVNCSLKTLGLISTARPSFMDLPKSHFISALTVVFVNSKSLSSLKIDDTPVDDPSLKVLVANNSDTLKLLKMSSCPHVSPAGILCVADQCHGLRELALNYHLLSDELLLALSSEKHVRLEHLRIDVVSENPGQTHFHTIQKSSWDAFIRHSPKVNLVMYFFLYEEEFDPFFRYEIPATHLYFGRSVSKDVLGRVGMTCPRLVELVVCANGLRPLDEELIRIAERCKNLSAIGLGECEVSCSAFVEFVKMCGGRLSQLSIMEEVLIPDQKYSLEQIHWEVSKHLGRVWFPDMMPTW
- the FBXL3 gene encoding F-box/LRR-repeat protein 3 isoform X2, giving the protein MKRGGRDHNSSEEGTTEKSKKLRTTNEHSQTCDWGNLLQDIILQVFKYLPLLDRAHASQVCRNWNQVFHMPDLWRCFEFELNQPATSYLKATHPELIKQIIKRHSNHLQYVSFKVDSSKESAEAACDILSQLVNCSLKTLGLISTARPSFMDLPKSHFISALTVVFVNSKSLSSLKIDDTPVDDPSLKVLVANNSDTLKLLKMSSCPHVSPAGILCVADQCHGLRELALNYHLLSDELLLALSSEKHVRLEHLRIDVVSENPGQTHFHTIQKSSWDAFIRHSPKVNLVMYFFLYEEEFDPFFRYEIPATHLYFGRSVSKDVLGRVGMTCPRLVELVVCANGLRPLDEELIRIAERCKNLSAIGLGECEVSCSAFVEFVKMCGGRLSQLSIMEEVLIPDQKYSLEQIHWEVSKHLGRVWFPDMMPTW